Proteins encoded in a region of the Sphingomonas sp. HMP9 genome:
- a CDS encoding recombinase family protein produces the protein MGQRAAIYARVSTADQSCERQLRDLVGFAERGGYDVVEVFRETASGMKANRSARAEVMKLAQARHIDAILVTELSRWGRSTQDLLDTLNRLSGWRVSVVAMSGMTFEVDTPHGRMMATMLAGIAQFERDMLSERVRSGLAAARARGRKLGRQIGDRPKSDRLAPKVLALVAEGRSYRWIARDLSLSKNTVAAIVGRARVDAAPVEEAA, from the coding sequence TTGGGACAACGCGCCGCCATCTACGCCCGTGTCTCGACCGCCGACCAGTCGTGCGAGCGGCAGCTTCGCGATCTTGTCGGTTTTGCCGAGCGTGGCGGATATGATGTGGTAGAGGTCTTCCGCGAAACTGCGTCCGGCATGAAGGCCAACCGCTCGGCACGTGCCGAGGTTATGAAACTGGCCCAGGCGCGCCACATCGATGCGATCCTCGTCACAGAACTCAGCCGCTGGGGGCGTTCGACGCAGGATCTGCTTGATACGCTGAACCGACTGTCGGGCTGGCGGGTGTCGGTGGTCGCGATGAGCGGCATGACTTTCGAAGTCGATACGCCGCACGGGCGGATGATGGCGACGATGCTCGCCGGCATCGCGCAGTTCGAGCGCGACATGCTGAGCGAGCGCGTCCGCTCCGGTCTCGCCGCAGCGCGGGCACGGGGACGCAAGCTCGGTCGGCAAATCGGCGACCGTCCTAAATCGGACCGGCTCGCGCCCAAGGTGCTGGCACTCGTTGCCGAAGGCCGCAGTTATCGCTGGATCGCCCGCGATCTCAGTCTCAGCAAGAACACCGTCGCCGCGATCGTCGGGCGCGCGCGCGTGGATGCAGCGCCGGTCGAGGAGGCGGCATGA
- a CDS encoding S8 family serine peptidase has protein sequence MRWARQRFIVLCTAAIFSVSAHAQPSVASKHIVRTQDDLPRFTYPVAGTASSLLAADDARFNAFAARVAADIEATLTSYEIVDPATKRGLLMTLQSVAVLQGDESRVLALAAQIDEVEGKPADRLLSSMRLKALVAAHRQTGQTSGERFRKAYASIYGEWLNSLPWAVIGETIKNSKVTAIRQTRPIIAGSVATFIEPAVARTGHLSGDLAARLIYSRVAAKVWLPVRAETIAVLKAYIAANRVEKPDIWAVREVTLLSSQRLTPVNVAIWDEGSDLSLFPGQVFDDPHPDPRFDRHGLAFDIDFNPAHGELIPLTPEQALAYPIRLHDIQGESDAEQGIDSPAADAVFEKIASLRADEVAGTIEELNFFGGYYAHGTHVAGIAARGNPAIRLAVARQNWDWHTVPAVPTEARIRRQASAYATFVQWFRDRKMRVVNMSWGQGPAAYEAALEANGAGKDANDRKSIARQLFAIDRAGLLEALQGAPEVLFVAAAGNSNDDAGFNEDIPSSFELPNLITVGAVDQAGDATSFTSYGRTVRIYANGYQVSSVVPGGTRLRLSGTSMAAPAVVNLAAKILAVEPKLTPPETIRRIIDGATPIGDAKLPTMNQRQSLHAGMK, from the coding sequence ATGCGCTGGGCGCGACAACGCTTCATTGTTCTGTGCACCGCGGCGATCTTCTCGGTTTCGGCGCACGCTCAGCCATCTGTGGCGTCTAAACATATCGTACGGACGCAAGACGATCTGCCGCGGTTTACCTATCCGGTTGCCGGAACAGCATCCAGCTTGCTCGCTGCCGACGATGCGAGGTTCAACGCATTCGCAGCCAGGGTAGCGGCCGATATTGAAGCGACGCTCACATCCTACGAGATCGTGGACCCCGCCACCAAACGTGGTTTGTTGATGACGCTCCAAAGCGTCGCAGTTCTGCAAGGCGATGAGTCCCGCGTCCTGGCCCTAGCCGCGCAGATAGACGAGGTGGAAGGCAAGCCCGCAGACAGATTGCTGAGCAGCATGAGGCTGAAAGCCCTAGTCGCTGCGCACCGCCAGACTGGCCAGACCTCGGGCGAGAGGTTTCGAAAGGCGTATGCGTCTATCTACGGTGAATGGCTGAACAGCCTGCCTTGGGCCGTCATCGGCGAGACGATCAAAAATAGTAAGGTTACGGCAATCCGGCAGACCCGACCGATCATTGCTGGGAGTGTCGCCACCTTCATCGAGCCTGCCGTTGCGCGTACCGGGCACCTTAGCGGAGATCTCGCCGCGCGGCTGATCTACAGCCGCGTTGCCGCCAAGGTCTGGCTGCCAGTGCGCGCAGAAACGATTGCGGTGCTGAAGGCGTACATCGCTGCGAACCGTGTCGAAAAGCCCGACATCTGGGCTGTGCGGGAGGTTACGCTGCTGAGCAGCCAGCGGTTGACGCCGGTCAACGTCGCCATCTGGGATGAGGGTAGCGATCTGTCGCTGTTTCCTGGTCAAGTGTTCGACGATCCGCATCCCGATCCGCGCTTCGACCGACACGGGCTAGCGTTCGACATCGACTTCAACCCCGCTCATGGGGAGCTCATCCCGCTCACACCGGAACAGGCTTTGGCCTACCCCATCCGGCTGCACGACATCCAAGGCGAGTCCGATGCCGAACAGGGTATCGACAGCCCGGCAGCAGACGCAGTGTTCGAGAAGATCGCGTCGCTCCGCGCCGACGAGGTGGCCGGGACAATCGAGGAGTTGAACTTCTTTGGGGGCTATTACGCTCATGGCACCCACGTTGCCGGCATTGCTGCCCGCGGCAATCCAGCGATCCGGCTGGCAGTCGCCCGTCAAAACTGGGATTGGCACACCGTTCCCGCGGTACCTACCGAAGCTCGCATTCGTCGTCAGGCTTCCGCTTACGCCACGTTCGTCCAGTGGTTTCGCGATCGCAAAATGCGCGTCGTCAACATGAGTTGGGGGCAAGGTCCCGCAGCGTACGAGGCCGCGCTGGAAGCTAATGGTGCCGGTAAGGATGCGAATGACCGAAAGTCCATCGCACGGCAGCTTTTTGCGATCGATCGCGCCGGATTGCTCGAAGCGCTGCAAGGCGCACCGGAGGTCCTGTTTGTGGCAGCAGCCGGCAATTCGAACGACGATGCGGGCTTCAACGAGGACATTCCTTCGTCGTTCGAGCTACCAAACCTCATAACCGTCGGTGCGGTGGATCAAGCGGGCGACGCCACGTCCTTTACAAGCTACGGCAGAACGGTTCGAATTTACGCTAACGGATATCAAGTCTCATCGGTGGTTCCTGGCGGGACCCGTTTGCGGCTTTCGGGAACGTCCATGGCGGCGCCTGCGGTCGTTAACTTGGCAGCGAAGATACTAGCGGTTGAGCCCAAACTCACACCCCCTGAGACTATTCGTCGCATCATCGATGGCGCGACGCCGATCGGGGACGCAAAACTTCCAACGATGAATCAGCGCCAGTCCCTGCATGCCGGGATGAAATGA